From Alcaligenes faecalis, the proteins below share one genomic window:
- a CDS encoding NAD(P)H-dependent flavin oxidoreductase: MSLKGKLLLPIVQGGMGVGISASRLAGTVAALGGLGTISSVDLRRHHEDLMDSTGGDVEKGVVDAANLQALDREINRARERSGGNGGIAVNIMKAVSQYPEYVRQSCESGADAVVVGAGLPLDLPELVQDHPKVALIPILSDVRGVTLLVKKWLRRKRLPDAVVLENPRYAAGHLGAADDQSLNKPEYAFQRVLEGCRALFRELGLEAERIPLIAAGGIHRPEQLRQLIDWGADGVQMGTAFAVTEEGDAHENFKRVLLDAEPKDIVTFMSVAGLPARAVRTPWLDAYLHKEQKLQSVARERACTEGFDCLAHCGLRDGVQRHGQFCIDRQLAYALKGDVERGLFFRSSEALPFGKAMKSVRELMDYMLNGRSKTPGVVPAG; encoded by the coding sequence ATGTCCCTGAAGGGAAAACTGCTTTTGCCTATTGTTCAAGGCGGCATGGGAGTCGGTATTTCGGCGTCCCGACTGGCCGGTACTGTGGCCGCATTGGGCGGGCTGGGGACGATCTCCAGCGTGGATTTACGGCGTCATCACGAAGACCTGATGGACAGCACCGGGGGTGATGTCGAAAAAGGCGTGGTCGATGCGGCCAATTTGCAGGCGCTGGACCGCGAAATCAATCGTGCCCGAGAGCGCTCGGGTGGCAATGGCGGTATCGCCGTCAATATCATGAAGGCCGTCTCGCAGTATCCCGAGTATGTGCGTCAGTCTTGCGAGAGCGGGGCAGACGCGGTGGTGGTGGGCGCTGGCCTGCCCCTGGATTTGCCTGAGCTGGTTCAGGATCACCCCAAAGTGGCCCTGATTCCTATCTTGTCGGATGTACGTGGCGTCACCCTGCTGGTGAAAAAATGGCTGCGTCGCAAGCGTTTGCCGGACGCCGTCGTTCTGGAAAATCCCCGTTATGCCGCCGGTCACCTGGGCGCTGCCGACGATCAGTCCTTGAACAAACCTGAATATGCGTTCCAGCGTGTGCTGGAAGGTTGCCGAGCCTTGTTCCGCGAGCTGGGCCTGGAGGCCGAGCGTATTCCCTTGATCGCCGCAGGCGGGATTCATCGCCCTGAGCAACTGCGTCAGTTAATCGATTGGGGTGCAGACGGCGTGCAAATGGGTACGGCTTTTGCCGTCACCGAAGAGGGGGATGCGCACGAGAACTTCAAGCGCGTCTTGCTGGATGCTGAGCCCAAGGACATCGTGACATTCATGAGTGTGGCTGGCCTGCCTGCCCGTGCCGTGCGTACGCCCTGGCTGGATGCTTACCTGCATAAAGAGCAAAAGCTGCAATCGGTGGCGCGTGAGCGTGCTTGCACGGAAGGCTTTGATTGCCTGGCACATTGCGGCTTGCGCGATGGGGTGCAGCGGCACGGTCAATTCTGCATTGACCGCCAGTTGGCCTATGCCTTGAAAGGGGATGTGGAACGTGGTCTGTTCTTCCGCAGCTCCGAAGCCTTGCCTTTTGGCAAGGCCATGAAGTCGGTGCGCGAATTGATGGACTACATGTTGAATGGCCGCAGCAAAACGCCGGGTGTGGTTCCTGCGGGTTAA
- a CDS encoding MFS transporter encodes MSISVKADSLGDSATQERQALEEEKSMRRVVMASVIGTTVEWYDFLLYGTAAALVFNKIFFPGLDPLMGTLAALGSFAVGFIARPLGGVVFGHFGDRVGRKSMLMLTMFLMGGGTFAIGLLPTYEQIGIWAPIALILLRIIQGFGIGGEWGGAALMVIEHAPRDRRGFYGSLVQVGFPLGMLASTGILAWLSRLPEAEFLSWGWRVPFLLSVVLVALGFYIRLQVVESPVFQVSQDEGEKAGSEVKTDKAPLWQILTKHRLNLCLSIGLKVCEVAWVYILTVFVIVYGTNALNLPKGLILDGVLLGAVLEIGFIPLFGYLSDKVGRKALYYFGSCFVLLAVYPLFLCLETRDPTLIIGAIAACMVFGHGPMYGPQAAYLPELFGTKVRYSGASLGCQVAAGVGGGLAPMLATWLLASQGHYWGVAVMVLVLAVITLWATWRSPETYRDDLTKTQ; translated from the coding sequence ATGAGCATTTCAGTTAAGGCGGACAGTCTGGGGGACTCCGCCACTCAGGAGCGGCAGGCGCTGGAGGAGGAAAAGTCCATGCGGCGTGTCGTGATGGCCAGCGTGATTGGCACAACGGTGGAGTGGTATGACTTTTTGTTGTATGGCACCGCAGCCGCATTAGTGTTTAACAAGATCTTTTTCCCAGGCTTGGATCCGCTGATGGGTACCTTGGCCGCGCTGGGTTCGTTCGCGGTCGGTTTTATTGCGCGCCCTTTGGGAGGTGTAGTGTTTGGGCACTTTGGTGATCGAGTTGGTCGTAAATCCATGCTGATGTTGACCATGTTCTTGATGGGGGGAGGCACATTCGCGATTGGCCTGTTACCTACCTATGAACAAATTGGGATCTGGGCTCCCATTGCCTTGATTTTGTTACGTATTATTCAGGGCTTCGGTATTGGTGGGGAGTGGGGAGGGGCAGCGCTGATGGTCATTGAGCACGCTCCCCGAGATCGACGAGGATTTTACGGTAGTCTGGTACAGGTGGGTTTCCCGCTGGGTATGCTGGCATCGACTGGCATTCTGGCCTGGCTAAGTCGTTTGCCGGAAGCCGAGTTTCTGAGTTGGGGATGGCGGGTGCCGTTCCTGCTGAGTGTGGTGCTGGTTGCATTGGGTTTTTATATCCGTTTGCAGGTGGTTGAGTCTCCTGTCTTTCAGGTCAGTCAGGATGAGGGCGAAAAAGCCGGTTCGGAGGTAAAAACAGACAAGGCGCCTCTCTGGCAAATTCTGACCAAGCATCGCCTGAATCTTTGCCTCAGCATTGGGCTGAAAGTATGTGAAGTTGCCTGGGTGTATATCCTGACAGTCTTTGTGATTGTCTATGGGACTAACGCGTTGAATCTACCCAAGGGCTTGATTCTGGATGGGGTGCTTCTTGGGGCAGTGCTGGAAATCGGCTTTATTCCCCTTTTTGGCTACCTGTCTGACAAGGTGGGGCGTAAGGCTTTGTACTATTTCGGGTCTTGCTTCGTGTTACTTGCGGTCTATCCTTTGTTTCTCTGTCTGGAAACGCGTGACCCAACACTTATCATCGGAGCGATTGCGGCATGCATGGTTTTTGGCCATGGTCCGATGTACGGCCCTCAGGCTGCCTATTTGCCGGAATTGTTCGGTACCAAAGTACGTTATAGCGGTGCATCTTTAGGCTGCCAGGTAGCTGCCGGGGTGGGCGGTGGCCTGGCACCTATGTTGGCGACATGGCTATTAGCTAGCCAAGGACACTATTGGGGCGTGGCCGTGATGGTGCTGGTGTTGGCTGTGATCACTTTGTGGGCAACATGGCGTAGCCCTGAAACATACAGGGATGATTTGACCAAGACGCAGTAG
- the mnhG gene encoding monovalent cation/H(+) antiporter subunit G, translating to MNTPLLPLWLAIPVALLLVLSGIVALVGSAGLLRFKHFYSRIHAPTMGNTLGTFFMVLAVAISASHLMSRPILHPLILSVLLIITSPVTAIFLMRAAIKREHRQRLAEYGPDEPGYLDMPHKAPLPKDLAEPRASDKS from the coding sequence ATGAACACGCCTTTATTGCCTTTGTGGTTGGCTATCCCGGTCGCCCTTCTGCTGGTTCTGAGCGGTATCGTGGCCCTGGTAGGTTCGGCTGGCCTGCTGCGCTTCAAGCACTTTTATTCGCGCATCCACGCCCCCACCATGGGGAATACGCTGGGTACGTTTTTCATGGTGCTGGCGGTAGCCATCAGCGCCAGCCACCTGATGAGCCGCCCTATTCTGCACCCGCTCATCCTTAGCGTGCTCCTGATCATTACCTCGCCGGTCACCGCCATCTTCCTGATGCGCGCTGCCATCAAACGCGAGCATCGCCAGCGTCTGGCCGAGTACGGCCCGGACGAACCTGGCTACCTGGACATGCCGCACAAAGCACCTCTGCCCAAAGACCTGGCAGAACCTCGGGCCAGCGACAAGAGCTGA
- a CDS encoding K+/H+ antiporter subunit F: MIDIVYWACQFALGCFVLGMGCAVIRLLKGPSAADRVLALDTMYINGMLALLALGIRFDSTLYFDIALLIALFGFVGSAAMAKFLLRAEVIEP, encoded by the coding sequence ATGATAGACATTGTTTACTGGGCCTGTCAGTTTGCCCTGGGCTGCTTTGTCCTGGGCATGGGCTGCGCCGTCATCCGCCTGCTCAAAGGCCCTTCCGCCGCCGACCGCGTGCTGGCGCTGGACACCATGTACATCAACGGCATGCTGGCCTTGCTGGCACTGGGCATTCGTTTTGACTCTACCTTGTACTTTGATATCGCCCTGTTGATTGCCCTGTTCGGTTTTGTAGGCTCGGCAGCCATGGCGAAATTCCTGTTGCGCGCCGAGGTGATCGAGCCATGA
- the hemN gene encoding oxygen-independent coproporphyrinogen III oxidase, translated as MPQTLEASDASAPTAPDIEISEALIRRFDRSGPRYTSYPTADRFFQDFPAQPYIHELSRRALSSSNPPLSVYLHIPFCQSLCYFCACNKIITQDRSKSEQYLDYLLREIDMVTQYMGEDRRTEQLHLGGGSPTFLDNEQLTRLMAKLKEQFAFTDDAELGIEIDPRTLAEGTLQNLAALGFNRTSFGVQDFDPNVQKAINRIQPFEMVKRAIEESRAAGFQSINTDLIYGLPLQTLESFAITIDSLVQLRPDRIALYNYAHLPTRFKAQRLINEEELPDADQRLQLFLMSSQRLLDAGYVYIGLDHFALPTDELNLARLDGSLHRNFQGYTTRAACDLVSFGVSSIGQVGTMHVQNARSLRNYYADIDRGRLPIERGIVMQQDDRLRAEVIMHLMCSMPVPILRLEARYGIDFASYFFAELQELNSYADAGLLTVDAQSIQVLPKGRLFVRAYSMVFDKYLSQESGARYSRLI; from the coding sequence ATGCCGCAAACCTTGGAAGCATCGGACGCCAGCGCCCCGACCGCGCCGGACATTGAAATCTCTGAAGCCCTGATTCGGCGCTTTGATCGTTCCGGACCACGTTACACCTCCTATCCCACCGCAGACCGTTTTTTTCAGGACTTCCCCGCTCAGCCCTATATTCACGAGCTATCGCGCCGGGCCTTGAGCAGCAGCAATCCCCCCTTGTCGGTCTACCTGCATATTCCGTTTTGCCAGTCGCTTTGCTACTTCTGTGCCTGCAACAAGATCATTACCCAGGATCGCAGCAAGAGCGAGCAGTACCTGGATTACCTGCTGCGCGAAATTGATATGGTCACCCAATATATGGGTGAAGATCGGCGCACCGAACAACTGCATTTGGGCGGCGGCTCGCCCACTTTCCTGGACAATGAGCAATTGACCCGCCTGATGGCCAAGCTCAAGGAACAGTTCGCGTTCACGGACGATGCCGAACTGGGCATCGAGATCGACCCTCGTACCTTGGCGGAAGGCACGCTCCAGAACTTGGCGGCTCTGGGCTTTAACCGTACCAGCTTTGGGGTGCAGGATTTTGACCCCAATGTGCAAAAAGCGATCAACCGTATTCAGCCCTTCGAAATGGTCAAACGCGCCATTGAAGAGAGCCGGGCTGCCGGTTTCCAATCCATCAACACCGATCTGATCTACGGTCTGCCTTTGCAGACTCTGGAAAGCTTTGCCATCACCATTGACTCCTTGGTGCAACTGCGGCCAGATCGCATCGCTTTGTATAACTACGCGCACTTGCCTACGCGCTTCAAGGCACAGCGTTTAATCAACGAGGAAGAACTGCCTGACGCCGACCAGCGCTTGCAGTTGTTCCTGATGTCTTCGCAGCGTCTGCTGGATGCGGGGTATGTCTATATTGGTCTGGACCATTTTGCCTTGCCCACGGACGAGCTGAATCTGGCCCGTCTGGACGGCAGCCTGCACCGTAACTTCCAGGGCTACACCACTCGCGCAGCCTGTGATCTGGTTTCCTTTGGCGTGTCGTCTATTGGTCAGGTGGGCACCATGCATGTGCAAAATGCCCGCAGCCTGCGCAATTACTACGCTGATATAGACCGGGGGCGTTTGCCCATCGAGCGGGGTATTGTGATGCAGCAAGACGATCGCCTGCGGGCGGAAGTCATCATGCATTTGATGTGCAGCATGCCAGTGCCTATTTTGCGTCTGGAAGCGCGTTACGGCATTGATTTTGCCAGCTACTTCTTTGCCGAGCTGCAAGAGCTCAACAGCTATGCCGACGCCGGCTTGCTGACTGTCGATGCCCAATCCATCCAGGTTCTGCCCAAAGGCCGTTTGTTTGTGCGCGCCTACAGCATGGTGTTCGACAAGTACTTGAGCCAGGAAAGCGGTGCCCGCTATTCCCGCCTGATTTAA
- a CDS encoding Na+/H+ antiporter subunit E, with protein sequence MRRYTKHLFLPLLLLGLWLLLNDSLSAGYVVLGLFLAIALSLAAIPFRPVKASIRHPFLALKLIFQVAWDIVLSNIAVGHLVLKGGNAPRPGFLAIPLQLTDPHGLAALACIITYTPGTVWSGFDYETRVLTLHILDLQDEQVWLDTIQKRYQGPLLEIFQ encoded by the coding sequence ATGCGACGCTACACCAAACATCTGTTTCTGCCTTTACTGCTCCTGGGTCTGTGGCTGCTGCTGAACGACTCGCTCTCGGCCGGTTATGTGGTGCTGGGCCTGTTCCTGGCCATCGCCCTGAGTTTGGCCGCCATTCCCTTTCGTCCCGTTAAAGCCAGCATTCGACATCCCTTTCTGGCCTTGAAACTGATCTTCCAAGTAGCTTGGGATATTGTGCTGTCCAATATTGCCGTGGGTCATCTGGTCCTGAAAGGCGGCAATGCGCCCCGCCCCGGCTTTCTGGCCATCCCTTTGCAACTGACTGACCCACATGGTCTGGCAGCCTTGGCGTGCATCATTACCTACACCCCAGGGACCGTCTGGTCCGGCTTCGATTACGAGACCCGCGTCCTGACCTTGCACATTCTGGATCTGCAAGACGAACAGGTCTGGTTAGACACTATTCAGAAGCGCTACCAAGGACCGCTACTGGAGATTTTCCAATGA
- a CDS encoding monovalent cation/H+ antiporter subunit D encodes MMAAALMVMLRDKRRHYKLLIAFSSLLAQLFCAVYLLLLADGTLDPIWPQSVGVYLLGDWPAPFGIVLVVDRLAAFLLVLTNVLAFCCWFYSLARWDRVGVHFHSLFQLLLMGLNGAFLTGDLFNLFVFFEVLLAASYGLMLHGSGAARVSAGLHYIAVNLISSFLLLIAIALVYGVTGTLNMADLALRAGSMPDSDRLVFEAAMAILGIAFLIKAAAWPLNLWLPNAYGNASAPVAAMFAIMTKVGIYALLRIGSLLLPTGAPAAFGVAWMFPAGIATLAFGAIGVMAAQQPERLASYCIIVSSGTLLAALGMPGVILTGPALYYMLSSVLALGAFFLLLELVSRTKPFGADLLAVSQEVFDLDDPESEDNSDDVVGVAIPGVMVFLGMSFIACALLIVGLPPLSGFVAKLSLLTAALKASGQSPEPLNAWILTAAVLISGVAGLIAMVRVGIRLFWSNSSLTIPRLKLIEAAPIAGIIVACGILSWYAGPITTYLEQTAQQLDEPRIYIGSVLRQNPVRSVQAEGF; translated from the coding sequence ATGATGGCCGCGGCACTGATGGTGATGCTGCGCGACAAGCGCCGTCACTACAAGCTGCTGATCGCTTTCAGCTCCTTATTGGCCCAGTTGTTCTGCGCGGTCTATCTGCTCCTGTTGGCCGATGGCACGCTGGACCCGATCTGGCCCCAGTCCGTCGGTGTGTATCTGCTCGGTGACTGGCCCGCACCCTTCGGGATTGTGCTGGTCGTGGACCGGCTGGCCGCCTTCTTGCTGGTGCTGACCAATGTGCTGGCTTTTTGCTGCTGGTTCTATTCGCTGGCACGCTGGGATCGCGTAGGGGTACATTTCCACTCCTTGTTCCAACTGCTTCTAATGGGCCTGAACGGCGCTTTCCTGACTGGCGACCTGTTCAACCTGTTTGTGTTCTTCGAGGTGCTGCTGGCAGCGTCTTATGGTCTGATGCTGCACGGTTCGGGCGCAGCCCGCGTCAGTGCCGGCCTGCATTACATTGCCGTCAACCTGATCTCTTCCTTCTTGCTGCTGATCGCGATCGCTCTGGTTTACGGTGTCACCGGCACCCTGAACATGGCTGATCTGGCTCTGCGCGCCGGTTCCATGCCGGACTCGGACCGCCTGGTATTTGAAGCGGCCATGGCCATCCTGGGTATTGCCTTCCTGATCAAGGCGGCCGCCTGGCCCCTGAACTTGTGGCTGCCGAATGCTTATGGCAATGCCAGTGCGCCGGTCGCGGCCATGTTTGCCATCATGACCAAGGTGGGCATTTACGCGCTGCTGCGTATTGGCTCCTTGCTGCTGCCGACGGGGGCGCCTGCCGCCTTCGGCGTGGCCTGGATGTTCCCGGCCGGGATTGCCACGCTGGCCTTCGGTGCGATTGGTGTGATGGCCGCACAGCAACCCGAACGGCTGGCCAGTTACTGCATCATCGTGTCCTCGGGCACCTTGCTGGCCGCTCTGGGTATGCCTGGGGTCATTCTGACCGGCCCTGCCCTGTACTACATGCTGAGCAGTGTGCTGGCTTTGGGTGCGTTCTTCCTGTTGCTGGAACTGGTCAGCCGTACCAAGCCTTTTGGTGCCGACCTGCTGGCCGTGAGTCAGGAAGTCTTTGATCTGGACGACCCGGAATCCGAAGACAATAGTGATGACGTGGTGGGTGTAGCCATCCCCGGCGTAATGGTGTTCCTGGGCATGTCCTTTATTGCCTGCGCCTTGCTGATTGTGGGCCTGCCCCCCCTGTCCGGTTTTGTGGCCAAGCTATCCCTGCTGACAGCCGCCCTGAAAGCCTCCGGCCAGTCTCCTGAGCCGCTGAACGCCTGGATTCTGACAGCCGCCGTGCTGATTTCGGGTGTGGCCGGCTTGATCGCCATGGTGCGTGTGGGCATTCGTCTGTTCTGGAGCAATAGCTCCTTGACGATTCCCCGCCTGAAACTGATCGAAGCCGCTCCGATTGCGGGCATTATTGTGGCTTGCGGGATCTTGAGCTGGTATGCAGGTCCAATCACGACCTACCTGGAGCAAACAGCCCAACAGCTCGATGAGCCCCGTATCTACATCGGCTCGGTCTTGCGACAAAACCCTGTGCGTTCTGTTCAAGCGGAGGGATTCTGA
- a CDS encoding monovalent cation/H+ antiporter subunit A: MYLLVILALPFIGSLLSSLMPANSRKLQASLAGAVAVTCALLTLYAYPDIARGEVLESSRSWIPAHGLTFKLRMDGYAWLFSIIITAMGALIALYAHYYLSAQDPVRRFFSFLQAFMGSMLGVVLSGNLIQLVVFWELTSLSSFMLIAYWYHRMDARRGARMSLIITGTGGFCLLAGVLMLGQAAGSYDLSVVLESGEQIRNHPWYTGMLILIALGALTKSAQFPFHIWLPHAMAAPTPVSAYLHSATMVKAGVFLLARLWPALSGTTEWAVIIGGAGLCSLTLGAYVAMFQRDMKGVLAYSTISHLGLITLLLGLNSPLALVAALFHMMNHATFKASLFMAAGIVDHETGTRNLNRLSGLRHAMPLTATLATVAAAAMAGVPLLNGFISKEMFFAETILASNGNTWEYALPVVAVIAGSFSVAYSLRFIAQVFFGPVATDLPREPHEPPRRMLIPSAILVLTCLLVGVIPSLTFGPFLHTAAGAILGAEMPQYDLAVWHGFNLPLIMSLVATGMGVIFVLIINRFYRNRQGRTPLLTRADGRRFFELAMEYLEVAANWAVGKLYSPRLQRQTLLIIVVTICVAALPLARGNWFKSTISTPIDPFFALMWAVGIACAIGAARQAKFHRPASLLLSGGAGLVTSLTFAWLSAPDLALTQLAVEVVTVVLILLGLRWLPQRVSDMPGGQDNSGRALFRRSRDLIIAILAGCGIAALAYAMMTRPHPSGISPFFVEKALPLGGGANVVNVILVDFRGFDTFGEIVVLGIVALTVFALLRRFRPPIEAIAQPLARRQNVKDSREAVFVEPDPKTPLPEGIMQIPAVLLRLLLPISTLIALYFLLRGHNLPGGGFVGGLIMATGIILQYMVSGVVWMESRPLIQPQTWIGLGLLTAGVAAMLVWAFNKPFLSAQSWDLHLPLVGDVHTSSALIFDIGVFMLVIGSTILILVALAHQSLRFYRKLPSLQSASNAASGMENK; encoded by the coding sequence ATGTATTTGCTCGTGATCCTAGCTCTACCGTTTATCGGTAGCTTGCTATCTTCCCTGATGCCCGCGAACTCTCGCAAACTCCAGGCATCTCTTGCAGGCGCTGTCGCCGTTACGTGCGCCTTACTCACTCTCTACGCCTATCCGGACATCGCTCGCGGAGAGGTGCTGGAGTCGTCACGCTCCTGGATACCCGCCCATGGCTTGACCTTCAAGCTGCGCATGGACGGCTATGCCTGGCTCTTCAGTATCATCATTACCGCCATGGGGGCCTTGATTGCCCTTTATGCGCACTATTACCTGTCCGCCCAGGATCCGGTCCGGCGCTTTTTCTCCTTTCTGCAAGCCTTCATGGGCTCGATGCTGGGGGTGGTGCTGTCGGGCAACCTGATTCAGCTGGTCGTGTTCTGGGAACTGACCAGTCTGTCTTCCTTCATGCTGATTGCCTATTGGTATCACCGCATGGATGCGCGTCGCGGTGCGCGCATGTCGCTGATCATCACGGGTACGGGCGGTTTCTGTTTGCTGGCGGGCGTGCTCATGCTGGGCCAGGCCGCCGGCAGCTATGACCTGAGCGTGGTACTGGAGTCGGGCGAGCAGATTCGCAACCACCCCTGGTATACCGGGATGCTGATCCTGATTGCCCTGGGTGCGCTAACTAAAAGTGCCCAGTTCCCCTTCCATATCTGGCTGCCCCATGCCATGGCCGCCCCGACCCCCGTATCTGCCTATTTGCACTCGGCCACTATGGTCAAGGCCGGGGTATTCCTGCTGGCACGCTTGTGGCCTGCGCTGTCGGGCACGACGGAATGGGCTGTCATTATTGGGGGCGCCGGTCTGTGTTCCCTGACACTGGGTGCTTATGTGGCCATGTTCCAGCGCGACATGAAAGGCGTGCTGGCTTATTCCACCATCAGTCATCTGGGTCTGATTACCTTGTTGCTGGGCCTGAACAGCCCGCTTGCTCTGGTCGCGGCACTATTTCACATGATGAACCACGCGACGTTCAAGGCGTCCCTGTTCATGGCGGCCGGTATCGTGGACCACGAAACGGGTACCCGTAACCTGAACCGTCTTTCCGGTTTGCGCCACGCCATGCCCTTGACCGCCACTTTGGCAACCGTCGCGGCGGCGGCCATGGCCGGAGTGCCCCTATTGAATGGCTTTATTTCCAAAGAAATGTTCTTTGCCGAGACCATTCTGGCCAGCAATGGCAACACCTGGGAATACGCCCTGCCCGTTGTAGCGGTCATTGCAGGTTCCTTCAGCGTGGCCTATTCCTTGCGCTTTATTGCCCAGGTCTTTTTTGGCCCCGTCGCCACCGACTTGCCGCGGGAGCCGCATGAGCCCCCTCGCCGCATGTTGATCCCCAGTGCCATTCTGGTACTGACCTGCTTGCTGGTCGGCGTCATTCCCAGCCTGACCTTTGGTCCATTCCTGCACACGGCTGCCGGCGCGATTCTGGGTGCTGAAATGCCTCAGTACGACCTGGCCGTCTGGCACGGTTTCAACCTGCCCCTGATCATGAGTCTGGTCGCAACGGGCATGGGTGTGATCTTCGTACTGATCATCAACCGCTTCTACAGAAATCGCCAGGGCCGCACGCCTTTGTTGACCCGTGCCGATGGCCGACGTTTCTTCGAACTGGCCATGGAGTATCTGGAAGTGGCAGCCAACTGGGCGGTAGGCAAGCTGTATTCGCCACGCCTGCAACGCCAAACCTTGCTGATTATCGTGGTCACAATCTGCGTTGCCGCCCTGCCTCTGGCTCGTGGCAACTGGTTCAAGTCCACCATTTCCACCCCTATTGACCCCTTCTTTGCCCTGATGTGGGCCGTCGGGATTGCCTGCGCGATTGGTGCAGCTCGTCAAGCCAAGTTCCACCGCCCGGCCTCCTTGCTGCTGTCTGGTGGTGCTGGACTGGTGACCAGCCTGACCTTTGCCTGGCTGTCCGCCCCTGACCTGGCGCTTACCCAGCTGGCGGTGGAAGTAGTCACCGTCGTACTGATTTTGCTGGGCCTGCGCTGGTTGCCGCAACGCGTCAGTGATATGCCTGGTGGCCAGGATAATAGTGGTCGCGCCCTGTTCCGCCGTAGCCGCGACTTGATTATTGCCATTCTGGCCGGTTGCGGTATTGCTGCCCTGGCCTACGCCATGATGACGCGCCCTCACCCCAGCGGCATCTCACCCTTTTTTGTCGAGAAGGCCCTGCCTCTGGGCGGCGGCGCCAACGTGGTAAACGTGATTCTGGTGGACTTCCGCGGTTTTGATACCTTTGGTGAAATTGTGGTGCTGGGTATTGTTGCCCTGACGGTCTTCGCCCTGCTGCGTCGATTCCGTCCACCCATTGAAGCCATCGCCCAACCTCTGGCCCGTCGCCAGAACGTCAAGGACAGCCGTGAAGCCGTCTTTGTGGAACCCGATCCCAAGACCCCGCTGCCCGAAGGCATCATGCAGATTCCAGCCGTCTTGCTGCGCTTGCTGCTGCCTATCTCCACGCTGATTGCCTTGTACTTCCTGCTGCGCGGCCACAACCTGCCCGGCGGCGGTTTTGTGGGCGGCCTGATCATGGCAACCGGCATTATCTTGCAGTACATGGTTAGCGGCGTGGTCTGGATGGAGTCCCGCCCACTGATTCAGCCTCAAACCTGGATTGGCTTGGGACTGCTGACAGCCGGTGTGGCCGCCATGCTGGTGTGGGCCTTCAACAAACCCTTCCTGTCCGCCCAAAGCTGGGACCTGCATCTGCCCCTGGTGGGCGACGTGCATACGTCCAGCGCGCTGATCTTTGACATTGGCGTGTTCATGCTGGTGATTGGTTCCACCATCCTGATTCTGGTCGCGCTGGCTCACCAGTCCCTACGTTTTTATCGCAAACTGCCGTCGCTGCAATCCGCCTCGAACGCTGCATCCGGGATGGAGAATAAATAA
- a CDS encoding Na+/H+ antiporter subunit C: MEIVLSIAIGVLAGSGVWLLLRPRTFQVIMGLALVSYAVNLFIFSMGRLKISAAPVINAGKLGADYADPLPQALVLTAIVIGFATTALFLVVILANRGLSGTDHVDGREEDDL, encoded by the coding sequence ATGGAAATCGTGCTTTCAATTGCGATTGGTGTGCTGGCCGGCTCAGGCGTCTGGCTCCTGCTGCGCCCGCGTACCTTTCAGGTCATCATGGGGCTGGCTTTAGTGTCCTATGCCGTGAACCTGTTCATTTTCAGTATGGGTAGACTCAAAATCAGTGCTGCTCCCGTTATTAACGCCGGCAAGCTGGGGGCCGACTATGCCGACCCCCTCCCCCAAGCGCTGGTCTTGACCGCTATTGTGATTGGCTTTGCCACCACCGCCCTGTTTCTGGTCGTCATTCTGGCCAATCGTGGCCTGAGCGGTACCGACCACGTTGATGGCCGCGAGGAAGACGATCTGTGA
- a CDS encoding cupin domain-containing protein, which yields MSTETNTTEQTESKHYAQRLKGKLEPTQGGSVYVDPESMEWQPSQFEKISMKVLYRNDAEGEMTVLLKWEPGAVLPFHRHPEIEQSYVLQGSFYDHDGICRAGQYVWRHPGSLHETHSDEGCILLAVYRKPNVFFGTAGFQAA from the coding sequence ATGAGCACAGAAACCAACACCACCGAACAAACTGAAAGCAAGCACTATGCCCAACGCCTCAAAGGCAAGCTGGAACCCACCCAAGGCGGCTCCGTCTATGTGGACCCTGAATCCATGGAATGGCAGCCTTCACAATTCGAAAAAATCTCGATGAAAGTGCTGTATCGCAACGATGCTGAAGGAGAGATGACGGTGCTGCTCAAATGGGAACCCGGCGCCGTCTTGCCTTTTCACCGTCACCCGGAAATTGAACAAAGCTACGTCCTGCAAGGCTCGTTCTACGACCACGACGGTATTTGTCGGGCTGGTCAGTATGTGTGGCGCCACCCAGGCTCTTTGCACGAGACTCATTCCGACGAAGGTTGCATTTTGCTGGCGGTCTACCGCAAACCGAATGTGTTCTTTGGCACAGCAGGTTTTCAAGCCGCCTGA